gtgtcaggtcccctccgcgagttgcggtattcaaggcaccaaaccccgcgagtcgcggggttcagaatttcaactgacaggtttaatattcgacgcgtttttatttatttatttatttatttatttttatgttttctaattttctgtttttatataaataaaagatatttaaataaaacttatatttttataaactaaaataaaaataaagaaacttataaaacttttaacaaactcttaaaaaaatatataaatttttgtttttctttttatattttcgaatatttaaaacgtacttttataaaaacgaattttaataaaagtaaaataaattttttttttttttttttgtagcgttgcgcttccggcttttaagagagtccccggcagcggcgccaaaaatacttgactcggtagcggagtggtataaaatactattaatttttacaaggaaatactattaaatacgatacaattttccacaagatatttatttatttagagaacggatatacttaaaccttgctacaacgcttataggcagtgtacctaatcgtacagtagtgtagtttttagtaagtccggttcgttccacagggaatcttttttaaacaaagctcaacgctatattagtttacttttataaaaatacaaacatatatataagtaatattattattataaaggggtttttttaccgtttaatgaccggtttgtcgattttaaaactttagtcgcagttaaaaccaaatgtaaaatattaaaaataaatacaagacttaaattaaagcataaagtaaataacgataatgaaattgcgaataataaaagtgcgataaaataaacttgcgataattaaaaagtacaataattaaaagtgcaataaaataacaataaaaatgcgataattagaagtgcaattaaatataaaataaaggaaataaaattaaaattcttatttaaacttccgtaatcatgatgtttgacgtgttgattttagttttatgcccatgggttaattgtcctttgtcctggattatttaatatgtccgtctggtttttgtccataacagtccatcagtcataaatataaagtgcgagtgtcctcgtcaaattattcttatacccgaagttaaatattccaactaattggggatttaaactgtaacaagattttaatactttgtttaataattacaccaggttgtcgactgagtgtaacccaaggttttaatattttgttatcaattataccaagtgtcctttgtacataatttcaccactgttttaattattctagtggctattaatccattccagtgtccggttaaatgaacgattattcgtacatataaataccccgcccatcatgtccgattgagtgtatatggtaatttatagggatgtccaattgtaaatctttatattaacattaacaaactatcatttagttaaacaaatataaagcccattaatagctcatagtctaatttccacaagtgtcgttcttttgtccaaaccccaattatggtacaaagcccaattacccaattttagtaattagcccaacatcatgattacttcgttttaaataagcataataataacttagctacgagacattaatgtaaaaaggttgaacataacttacaatgattaaaaatagcgtagcgttacacggacagaatttcgacttacacccttacaacattcgctaacatacccttattattagaattataattaaaattaaaatataaattataaatatatatatatattttacgtatgaggagaagaagaaaaagatgatgatttgcgatcagaattcggttgcttttataggaaaattcgacttttggggctccgcgactcgcggcatttttgccttcaaactccgcgagtcgcggagaatgaaattacagctcagtccctttggagtctttcttgccgacgatttttattatttattataatatataaataattataagaattatttaaatattatattatatttatgtgcatagttgacttgtaatttttagtccgttgcgtcgagcgttgagagttgactctggttccgattccgaattttcgaacgtccttgcgtacaatttaatatcttgtactttgcgttttgaatcttgtactcttgtagttTCGAGACGTTtcctatcaataattggaacctctttgattgtcttttgtacttttgagctttttggtcgtttgcgtcttcaattcgttgaatctgtcttttgtcttcaccttttattatttaaacgaatatcacttgtaaatagaacaattgcaactaaaagcttgtctttcttgaggaataatgctatgaaatatatgttcgtttttagcattatcaggtacactgcctataagtgttgtagcaaggtttaggtatatccattctataaataatataataacttgtgtaaaattgtatcgtatttaatagtatttcctagtaaaaataaatctattttatatacacctctacgcacatcatgcGGCGACGTGTTTTTCTTAGGATTATGAATGATATTCTAAGCTACTCAGCAAATCCATTGCCGTATTATTTTAGATGGTTTCATCGAAGACAAGATACACGTGGTAAGTGGAGTATTAGCCCACATTTGAAGATGACAGCCGCGCTACGTCAGCTAGCATACGGTTATACACCGGATGCGTTGGATGAGTATCTTCAAATGCCTGAACGAGTTGCTCGGGAATCTCTACACAACTTTTGTAGGTGTATCATTGATTTGTATGCTAACGTGTACCTAAGAGAGCCTAATTTGCATGACATTCACCGTTTGTATGAAGGTCATGAAAGGATTCATGGTTTTCCGGGCATGTTGGGTAGTATAGATTGTATGCACTGGGCATGGGCAAAATGTCCAGTTGCGTGGAGAGGACAGTATATGCGAGGTGATCACAGTCACCCAACTATTATGCTTGAAGCGGTTGCCTCGTATGATAATTGGATTTGGCATGCGTATTTTGGTGTAGCGGGTTCAAACAACGATATTAATGTGCTAAACACTAGTGATTTGTTCAACTCAATGCTTAATGAGGAAATGCCTGACGTTCCTTATCAAATAAACGGGGTTCATTATAGCAGGGGGTATTATTTAGCTGACGGTATTTACCCAACTTGGGCGGCATTTGTTAAGGGATTTTCAAGTGCCGTTGACGAAAAACGTACTTACTTTACAAAGAAACAAACGAGCGCTCGCAAAGATGTTGAAAGAACGTTTGGGATCCTATAAGGCCGTTGGCATATTCTTCAACAACCCGCACGAGCTTACGAGGTGAATATAATGAGACAACTAATGTACACATGCATCGTGATACACAACATCATTATCGAAGACAATGGATACAACCTTGC
This genomic window from Rutidosis leptorrhynchoides isolate AG116_Rl617_1_P2 chromosome 2, CSIRO_AGI_Rlap_v1, whole genome shotgun sequence contains:
- the LOC139887679 gene encoding uncharacterized protein, which codes for MNDILSYSANPLPYYFRWFHRRQDTRGKWSISPHLKMTAALRQLAYGYTPDALDEYLQMPERVARESLHNFCRCIIDLYANVYLREPNLHDIHRLYEGHERIHGFPGMLGSIDCMHWAWAKCPVAWRGQYMRGDHSHPTIMLEAVASYDNWIWHAYFGVAGSNNDINVLNTSDLFNSMLNEEMPDVPYQINGVHYSRGYYLADGIYPTWAAFVKGFSSAVDEKRTYFTKKQTSARKDVERTFGIL